One segment of Vicia villosa cultivar HV-30 ecotype Madison, WI unplaced genomic scaffold, Vvil1.0 ctg.001771F_1_1, whole genome shotgun sequence DNA contains the following:
- the LOC131636528 gene encoding uncharacterized protein LOC131636528 has protein sequence MGGKCPHRKVKKRRLSHKTDRRARFLIKGDDMVYDELKKPEEERKALPVDEDLPGMGQHYCLHCDRFFANVSVRDDHFKTKKHRRRVKQMMGDAPHTQLDAELAAGMGMPDNGPKLMSM, from the exons ATGGGAGGCAAATGTCCGCACAGAAAGGTGAAGAAGAGAAGATTATCTCACAAAACCGATCGCCGTGCCAGATTCCTCATCAAAG GCGATGACATGGTTTATGATGAATTGAAAAAGCCTGAAGAAGAGAGAAAAGCTTTACCtgttgatgaagatttgcctggaATGGGCCAGCACTATTGTCTTCACTGCGA TCGATTCTTTGCCAATGTATCTGTGAGGGATGATCATTTTAAGACCAAAAAACACAGGAGACG TGTGAAACAAATGATGGGTGATGCACCACACACTCAACTTGATGCTGAGTTAGCTGCAGGGATGGGAATGCCAGATAATGGACCCAAGTTAATGTCTATGTAA